From a single Verrucomicrobiota bacterium genomic region:
- the pstA gene encoding phosphate ABC transporter permease PstA — MNPDSNKKIIQTGSLPLGKFFGRGEHWLWLTGACLSVALIMIVGLLFVIVSNGAGFFWPKDLTEFTLKDGESTQKVMGILMAHDTLREEIPEGKGIRLIPETQFRVGNRDIYAADFVWYRDENISGIMKPKLGVALERMEYGNFYGFMESFKINDDVIATGGQAWERLLKELPLVNRKRKAAEAIKEHEIGEISHEIKEATIQLNKLKRNTHPTAEQVSKIEEYNQFMVAKNEEFQTLKDKAQKILDEADDYSGVFKTADGREKVIPLLNIVEAWQPNNMSVFEKCIFYVRQVWGFIFDDPRESNQEGGVFPAIFGTVVMTVLMSLAVTPFGVLAAFYLREYASQGPFVRAVRIAINNLAGVPSIVFGVFGLGFFVYFVGGTMDQLFFSDYLPTPTFGTGGILWASLTLALLTVPVVIVATEESIAAVPRGAREGSLALGASKFQTICRVVLPASVPGILTGIILSMARGAGEVAPLMITGVVKLAPELPVDLTFPFFHLDRKFMHLGFHIFDVGFQSPNVEASKPMVYTTTLLLILIIIGLNIVAIRLRDKIRKKYQTGAFA, encoded by the coding sequence ATGAATCCTGATTCGAATAAAAAAATAATACAGACAGGTTCCCTTCCCCTTGGAAAATTTTTCGGGCGTGGTGAACATTGGCTTTGGCTCACCGGGGCGTGTTTATCGGTCGCTCTGATCATGATTGTCGGTTTGTTATTTGTTATCGTCTCGAATGGGGCGGGATTTTTTTGGCCCAAAGATTTGACGGAATTTACCCTCAAGGACGGGGAATCCACCCAGAAGGTCATGGGTATCCTCATGGCGCACGACACTCTCCGTGAGGAGATCCCCGAGGGCAAAGGTATCCGCTTGATTCCGGAAACACAATTTCGTGTCGGCAACCGTGATATCTATGCGGCTGACTTTGTGTGGTACCGCGATGAAAATATCTCCGGCATCATGAAACCGAAACTGGGCGTAGCCTTAGAACGGATGGAATATGGTAATTTTTATGGGTTCATGGAATCCTTTAAAATCAATGATGACGTCATCGCGACTGGGGGACAGGCATGGGAGCGTTTACTCAAAGAATTACCCTTGGTAAACCGGAAAAGGAAAGCGGCGGAAGCAATTAAAGAACATGAGATCGGGGAGATCAGTCACGAAATCAAAGAAGCTACCATCCAGCTAAATAAATTAAAGCGTAACACTCATCCTACTGCTGAACAGGTGTCGAAAATTGAAGAGTATAACCAGTTCATGGTGGCAAAAAATGAAGAGTTCCAGACATTGAAGGATAAAGCGCAAAAAATCTTGGATGAGGCAGACGATTATTCTGGGGTATTTAAAACGGCCGACGGGCGGGAAAAAGTCATTCCGCTTTTGAATATTGTGGAAGCATGGCAGCCGAATAACATGAGTGTATTTGAAAAATGCATTTTTTATGTCAGGCAAGTCTGGGGATTTATCTTTGATGACCCCCGTGAGTCCAATCAAGAGGGGGGGGTATTCCCCGCCATTTTCGGTACTGTGGTCATGACGGTGCTGATGAGTCTCGCAGTTACTCCCTTTGGCGTTTTGGCAGCCTTTTACCTGCGTGAATACGCCAGTCAAGGGCCATTTGTCCGGGCGGTACGGATCGCTATCAATAACTTGGCCGGTGTCCCCTCGATCGTTTTTGGTGTTTTCGGACTCGGCTTTTTCGTCTATTTTGTCGGAGGTACTATGGACCAGTTATTCTTTTCTGATTATTTGCCGACACCGACATTTGGTACAGGAGGCATCCTTTGGGCCTCACTCACTCTGGCCCTACTAACCGTTCCCGTCGTCATTGTTGCTACGGAAGAATCCATTGCCGCCGTACCGCGCGGTGCTCGTGAGGGTTCGCTCGCCCTTGGCGCATCAAAATTCCAGACAATTTGCCGTGTCGTTTTACCAGCGAGTGTCCCGGGGATTCTGACCGGGATTATCCTTTCCATGGCCCGTGGGGCTGGTGAAGTGGCACCACTCATGATTACCGGGGTAGTAAAGCTCGCCCCTGAATTGCCAGTAGATTTAACTTTCCCCTTCTTCCATTTGGATCGTAAATTCATGCACCTGGGTTTTCATATATTCGACGTTGGTTTCCAGTCACCAAATGTAGAGGCCTCTAAACCAATGGTTTATACGACGACCCTTTTATTGATTTTGATTATTATAGGATTAAATATCGTAGCCATCCGGCTCCGTGATAAAATCCGCAAAAAATATCAAACCGGAGCTTTCGCTTAA
- a CDS encoding ABC transporter permease subunit, whose protein sequence is MSTIAPETKFKKFVIIDPKVTRRVKIIDKLANFIIKSGGILVILVVALIFLFIGKETIPLWLPGTAEPLVKTEIKQFAAPHTPLIMGVDEYQTFAYFVEGESAQVDFYDLQKGQMINALPFTKLAGKQISCAYRTPAFDYLFLGTSDGHVLLAKVSFTPDLSTGSRIVTPTLKEYGMITIPGTKAPIQKVFGRVSSEGEMVYAAVTAEQKVYFGKMTLDAVELMEQNQGLLEGEAASTDRESQSGAAPSATAVDYAFDGKINQIAIDRFSEKLFVVTDKNILYQFYLENDLTQPYATYDSFVNESGVNRKITAMEFLIGDVTVVFGFNDGTTEGWFGVRAKEGDWMRKIQPIHKFESIGGSITTIVPSARNKAFIAGSDNGHVALNFSTSDRRLLDLEISGPVALAAYAPKLTQILALSGTGSFESFDIHVPYPEISLKTLFGKVWYEGYDKPEFSWQSSGGTDDFEPKFSLTPLFVGTLKGAFYGLLFAIPIAVFGALYTSQFMHPSIKTYVKPTIEIMAALPSVVIGFLAGLWLAPLLENKLVMIFLFSIFIPVGTVIAALLWNKIPIKIKMNIPPGVDLVAIIVTTLIAAFLSYKVGVFMDFAYFGGDIRQWIFSAIGEQVEQRNCIVIGLAMGFAVIPIIFTISEDAFSNVPKSFTSASYAMGASPWQTATRVILPTASPGVFSAVMIGFGRAVGETMIVLMATGNTPIMSFSPFNGMRTLSANIAVEIPEAPVGETHYRVLFVAAMLLFILTFTVNTFAEVIRQRLREKYKAV, encoded by the coding sequence ATGAGTACCATCGCCCCTGAAACAAAATTCAAAAAATTTGTCATAATCGACCCGAAGGTAACTCGGCGGGTCAAGATTATCGACAAATTAGCCAATTTCATTATTAAGTCCGGCGGCATATTAGTCATTCTTGTTGTCGCCCTGATTTTCCTCTTTATTGGGAAAGAAACGATCCCCCTCTGGCTCCCCGGGACTGCGGAGCCTCTCGTAAAAACTGAAATAAAACAATTTGCAGCTCCTCATACTCCACTCATTATGGGAGTCGATGAATACCAGACCTTTGCCTACTTTGTAGAAGGCGAGTCCGCCCAAGTGGATTTTTATGACCTCCAGAAAGGTCAAATGATCAATGCTCTACCCTTTACGAAATTAGCGGGCAAACAAATTTCCTGCGCTTACCGCACACCAGCCTTTGACTATCTCTTTTTGGGGACGTCTGACGGCCATGTGTTGCTGGCAAAAGTCAGCTTCACCCCCGACCTGTCCACAGGCTCACGGATCGTCACCCCCACCCTTAAGGAATACGGGATGATTACCATCCCAGGGACAAAGGCCCCGATTCAAAAAGTCTTCGGACGAGTGTCATCAGAAGGGGAAATGGTTTATGCTGCGGTTACGGCCGAGCAAAAAGTATATTTCGGTAAAATGACATTGGACGCAGTGGAGCTCATGGAGCAGAACCAAGGGCTATTAGAAGGGGAAGCCGCTTCGACTGACCGTGAATCTCAATCGGGGGCAGCACCCAGCGCCACGGCAGTTGATTATGCCTTTGATGGCAAAATCAACCAAATCGCCATTGACCGTTTCAGTGAGAAACTTTTTGTCGTTACGGACAAAAATATCCTCTACCAGTTCTATCTGGAGAATGACCTCACACAACCGTATGCCACCTATGATAGTTTTGTGAATGAATCCGGAGTAAACCGGAAAATTACAGCCATGGAATTTTTGATCGGTGATGTCACCGTGGTTTTTGGTTTTAACGATGGAACAACGGAGGGTTGGTTCGGTGTCCGCGCCAAAGAAGGTGACTGGATGCGCAAGATCCAGCCGATCCATAAGTTCGAATCAATCGGTGGATCCATCACGACGATTGTCCCTTCAGCGCGTAATAAAGCTTTTATAGCAGGCTCGGATAACGGCCATGTAGCCCTAAATTTTTCGACATCAGACAGGCGCCTATTGGATTTGGAGATTTCCGGGCCGGTCGCCTTGGCGGCTTACGCTCCGAAGCTCACCCAGATATTAGCCCTCTCGGGGACAGGTTCTTTTGAATCTTTTGACATACATGTGCCTTATCCAGAAATCAGCCTAAAAACACTTTTCGGGAAAGTCTGGTATGAAGGTTATGATAAACCCGAATTCTCCTGGCAATCCTCCGGCGGAACCGATGACTTTGAGCCGAAATTCAGCCTCACCCCGCTTTTTGTAGGGACACTCAAAGGGGCCTTCTACGGGCTTTTATTTGCCATACCAATAGCCGTCTTCGGGGCCCTTTACACATCCCAATTCATGCACCCGTCGATAAAGACCTATGTCAAACCTACGATTGAAATCATGGCGGCCCTGCCGAGTGTGGTGATTGGATTCCTCGCCGGTTTATGGTTGGCCCCCCTACTTGAAAATAAGTTAGTCATGATTTTTTTATTTTCGATCTTTATCCCCGTAGGGACAGTGATTGCCGCTCTCCTCTGGAATAAAATACCGATCAAAATCAAAATGAATATACCCCCAGGTGTAGACTTGGTTGCCATTATCGTGACGACACTCATCGCGGCATTCCTGAGTTATAAAGTGGGTGTCTTTATGGACTTTGCGTATTTCGGGGGGGATATCCGCCAATGGATTTTTAGCGCCATCGGCGAACAGGTGGAGCAAAGGAATTGTATTGTGATCGGATTAGCGATGGGTTTTGCCGTGATCCCGATTATCTTCACCATTTCCGAGGATGCCTTTTCGAATGTGCCAAAATCCTTTACCTCCGCGTCATACGCGATGGGAGCCAGTCCATGGCAAACGGCCACGCGAGTGATCCTGCCGACAGCCAGCCCGGGGGTATTTTCCGCCGTGATGATCGGTTTCGGCCGGGCAGTCGGTGAGACGATGATTGTTTTGATGGCCACGGGGAATACACCGATTATGAGTTTCAGCCCCTTTAACGGGATGCGCACACTTTCTGCTAATATCGCGGTTGAAATCCCTGAAGCTCCAGTCGGGGAAACCCATTACCGTGTGCTTTTTGTCGCCGCCATGTTGCTCTTTATCCTGACTTTTACGGTGAATACCTTTGCGGAAGTGATCCGTCAAAGGTTACGCGAAAAATACAAAGCTGTTTAA
- a CDS encoding PstS family phosphate ABC transporter substrate-binding protein, translated as MIKKFIRTVGFATFALAATSLNAAEVGKITIDSGHYNYKTQSGISGKLASMGSDTLNNLMTLWAEGFRKYYPNVNIEIEGKGSSTAPPALIKGTAQLGPMSRKMKASEVDEFEKAYGYKPRLVGVAIDGLAVYVNKDNPLESLTLQQVDTIFSSTYKRGGKASRTWGDLGLTGEWANRPISLFGRNSASGTYGFFKDVALKGGDYSSSVKEQPGSASVVQGIEKELGAVGYSGIGYKTSGVKALAIADKGEPVTLTQRSCESFKYPIARYLYVYINAPPTGVDPLTKEFIRYVLSKQGQEVVVKDGYFPLTTKQSNEFLTSSSCK; from the coding sequence ATGATCAAAAAATTTATACGCACTGTTGGTTTTGCGACTTTCGCCCTCGCTGCTACATCGCTTAATGCCGCTGAAGTCGGGAAAATCACGATTGATTCAGGGCATTATAATTACAAGACACAATCCGGCATTTCCGGAAAATTGGCTTCCATGGGTTCTGATACATTAAATAATCTCATGACCCTTTGGGCTGAAGGATTCAGAAAATATTATCCTAACGTCAATATCGAAATCGAAGGTAAAGGATCATCGACTGCACCCCCCGCTTTGATTAAGGGAACAGCCCAGCTCGGACCTATGAGCCGGAAGATGAAGGCATCTGAAGTCGATGAATTCGAAAAGGCATACGGTTATAAACCCCGCCTAGTCGGTGTCGCCATTGATGGTCTGGCCGTTTATGTGAATAAGGACAATCCGCTTGAGAGCTTGACCCTCCAACAAGTCGATACAATCTTCTCCAGCACCTACAAACGTGGTGGTAAAGCCTCTAGGACATGGGGTGATTTGGGATTAACCGGTGAATGGGCCAATCGTCCGATTTCACTTTTCGGACGTAATAGTGCCTCCGGTACTTATGGCTTCTTTAAAGATGTCGCTCTCAAAGGCGGGGATTATTCCTCCTCTGTGAAAGAGCAACCCGGCTCAGCCTCCGTCGTCCAAGGTATAGAAAAAGAACTCGGTGCAGTGGGTTACAGCGGTATCGGTTACAAGACTTCCGGTGTCAAAGCATTGGCTATCGCTGACAAAGGCGAACCAGTAACATTGACTCAAAGATCATGTGAATCATTCAAGTACCCGATCGCCCGTTACCTCTACGTCTATATCAATGCCCCTCCGACCGGAGTTGATCCATTGACTAAAGAGTTCATCCGTTATGTTCTCTCCAAACAAGGTCAAGAAGTTGTGGTTAAAGATGGATATTTCCCTCTGACCACCAAACAGTCTAACGAATTCTTGACATCCAGCAGTTGTAAATAG